A part of Paenibacillus sp. sptzw28 genomic DNA contains:
- a CDS encoding MerR family transcriptional regulator gives MSYKVKEVSEWAGVSVRTLHHYDEIGLVVPEAVTGSGHRLYSDGNLERLQQVLFFREIGFSLHEIKRIIESPDFDRKRALAAHRELLLEKKKRLEDIIATVELTLQNADGGMIMSQEELFNGFDMKDIEEHKSKYTAESREKYGDAVMDAVESRTSKYTQEDWARIHERSGQTNAKIIAAMDRGPADPQVQEGVAELRQQITDYYYDCTPEIFRGLADLYVDDPRFTKNIDKNKPGYAAFLREAMIIYCDNLKKQG, from the coding sequence GTGTCCTATAAGGTGAAGGAAGTGTCCGAATGGGCGGGTGTCAGCGTGCGCACGCTGCACCACTACGACGAAATCGGCCTGGTTGTCCCCGAAGCGGTCACCGGGTCGGGGCATCGTCTATACTCGGACGGCAACCTCGAACGTTTGCAGCAGGTATTATTTTTCCGGGAGATCGGCTTCTCGCTGCATGAGATCAAGCGGATTATAGAAAGCCCGGATTTCGACCGCAAACGTGCCTTGGCGGCCCACAGGGAGCTGCTGCTTGAGAAGAAGAAGCGGCTCGAAGACATCATCGCTACCGTTGAGTTAACCCTACAAAACGCCGACGGAGGAATGATTATGTCACAAGAGGAATTGTTCAATGGATTTGATATGAAGGATATAGAAGAGCATAAGAGTAAATATACGGCCGAATCGCGGGAGAAATACGGCGATGCGGTGATGGATGCAGTTGAGAGCCGGACCAGTAAATACACGCAGGAGGATTGGGCCAGGATCCACGAGCGGAGCGGACAGACTAACGCCAAGATCATAGCGGCGATGGATCGGGGTCCTGCGGATCCTCAGGTGCAGGAAGGAGTTGCCGAGCTAAGACAGCAGATCACCGATTATTACTACGACTGTACGCCGGAAATCTTTCGCGGCCTCGCCGATTTGTATGTGGATGACCCGCGCTTTACGAAGAACATCGATAAGAACAAACCGGGCTACGCCGCATTTTTGCGGGAGGCGATGATTATTTATTGCGATAATTTGAAGAAACAGGGCTAA
- a CDS encoding RNA polymerase sigma factor: MEEEYLKSILKVDPPEIETLVRRYWHDDWQYAFFLTRQEHLAEDIAQNTFIRAFRALSSFRGQSAVKTWLFKIARNTAFNYKRSAFLKKVILIEFFSDTRTVSSAEADYFSGAMTDEVWAAVLGLPQHYREILILHALWPDIC; the protein is encoded by the coding sequence ATGGAAGAAGAGTACCTCAAAAGCATCCTGAAGGTTGATCCGCCTGAGATCGAGACGCTGGTACGCCGGTATTGGCACGACGACTGGCAGTACGCTTTCTTCCTGACGCGCCAAGAGCACCTGGCCGAGGATATTGCCCAAAATACCTTCATTCGGGCGTTCCGTGCGCTCAGCTCGTTCCGGGGACAAAGTGCGGTGAAAACCTGGTTATTCAAGATCGCCCGCAACACCGCGTTCAATTACAAGAGATCAGCCTTCCTCAAAAAGGTTATCCTTATCGAATTTTTCAGCGACACTCGTACCGTATCCTCTGCGGAAGCGGATTATTTCTCGGGCGCTATGACGGATGAGGTATGGGCGGCCGTACTCGGGCTGCCGCAGCACTACCGTGAGATTCTGATTCTGCATGCATTATGGCCTGACATATGCTGA
- a CDS encoding LysR family transcriptional regulator → MELRQLEYFIAVCKELHFTKAAEKLGISQPTLSLQIKALENELNTPLFDRIGKRIALTEAGSLLLEQSVQILRHLQNAKDSINDLHNNEGGTLTVGALPSDLDYRISNLLIDYHTELPKIRLIVISSVEIPNLVLENEVDIGIGITPIPDDRLEWVPLCREEYTLVVSERHAWAERASVPLNDLMDLQTVMFPKGFIGRELVDDCCRKNGFTVKTILETSTVTSLINLVKANIGATVQPYALIKSMNEPTLRCIQITGGAPYREIGVIHRKDRFLGQAAKAFIQKTVAHFRTGG, encoded by the coding sequence GTGGAACTGCGCCAATTGGAATATTTCATAGCAGTTTGCAAAGAGCTGCATTTTACGAAGGCGGCCGAGAAGCTTGGCATCTCGCAGCCGACGTTGAGTCTGCAAATTAAAGCATTGGAGAACGAGTTGAATACGCCGCTGTTCGACCGCATTGGGAAAAGAATCGCGTTAACCGAGGCCGGCTCCCTGCTTCTGGAACAAAGCGTCCAGATTCTTCGCCATCTGCAAAATGCCAAGGATTCAATTAACGATCTCCACAACAATGAGGGGGGCACATTAACCGTCGGGGCGCTGCCCTCGGATTTGGATTACCGGATATCCAATCTGTTGATCGATTACCATACCGAACTGCCAAAAATCCGATTGATCGTTATATCTTCGGTAGAAATCCCTAATCTGGTGCTCGAAAATGAAGTCGATATCGGCATTGGTATAACACCGATTCCCGACGACCGGCTTGAGTGGGTACCGTTATGCCGGGAGGAATATACGCTGGTTGTGTCGGAACGCCATGCATGGGCAGAGCGTGCTTCAGTACCCTTAAACGATCTAATGGACCTTCAAACCGTAATGTTTCCCAAAGGCTTTATCGGCAGGGAACTGGTGGACGACTGCTGCCGCAAAAACGGTTTCACCGTTAAGACGATTCTCGAGACCAGTACTGTCACTTCGCTTATCAATCTGGTAAAGGCGAACATCGGAGCGACGGTTCAGCCTTATGCCCTGATCAAATCGATGAACGAGCCAACCTTACGGTGTATCCAAATTACCGGAGGCGCGCCCTATCGGGAGATCGGGGTCATTCACCGCAAGGATCGTTTTCTTGGGCAGGCCGCGAAAGCTTTTATTCAGAAAACGGTCGCTCACTTTAGAACGGGCGGGTGA
- a CDS encoding RNA polymerase sigma factor, with protein sequence MHYGLTYAELTDLLDVTEGTVKSRLHRARARLAKDMKEVE encoded by the coding sequence ATGCATTATGGCCTGACATATGCTGAGCTGACTGATCTGCTAGACGTTACCGAAGGTACGGTTAAATCCCGGCTGCACCGTGCGCGCGCCAGATTGGCCAAAGACATGAAGGAGGTGGAATGA
- a CDS encoding TetR/AcrR family transcriptional regulator codes for MAPLNEEQLHQIRDERKEQIMGAALKVFSRRGIIGTKMSMISAEAGISHGLLYHYFKSKDELFTALVREAMAGASAAMIDVYHLPGSPIEKIRALTSEILDEEGAPYFMLIHQARTSDGVPEQAKQLIGQYSMETFVAQLLPLFTEGQKAGEIASGSAEELISSYLSVLSGLMILNTQDQEGYRVPNVDILLRIITP; via the coding sequence TTGGCGCCATTAAACGAAGAACAACTGCATCAGATCCGGGATGAGCGCAAGGAGCAAATTATGGGGGCAGCCCTTAAGGTCTTCTCCCGCCGGGGCATTATTGGAACTAAAATGAGTATGATCTCGGCTGAAGCCGGCATCAGCCACGGCCTTCTGTATCACTACTTTAAATCAAAAGACGAGCTGTTCACCGCTCTCGTACGGGAGGCCATGGCAGGAGCGAGTGCTGCAATGATTGACGTTTATCATTTGCCGGGCTCGCCGATCGAGAAAATAAGAGCTTTAACGAGCGAAATTCTCGACGAAGAAGGAGCTCCTTATTTCATGCTCATTCATCAGGCGCGCACGTCCGATGGCGTTCCTGAGCAGGCTAAACAGCTTATTGGGCAATATTCCATGGAGACCTTCGTCGCCCAATTGCTGCCGTTATTTACTGAGGGGCAGAAAGCGGGCGAAATTGCGTCAGGCAGTGCCGAGGAACTGATTTCCAGTTATTTATCGGTACTTTCGGGACTAATGATACTGAATACGCAAGACCAGGAAGGTTACCGGGTTCCGAATGTCGACATTTTGCTGCGGATTATAACGCCTTAA